A stretch of the Arachis stenosperma cultivar V10309 chromosome 6, arast.V10309.gnm1.PFL2, whole genome shotgun sequence genome encodes the following:
- the LOC130933787 gene encoding uncharacterized protein LOC130933787, with protein sequence MTSNNQPNHDDNASEESTTAAKKVAGQVRKSADTNFHVGESSKSQKRKTRKRGRKKKKKENDDVLDEMTNKLLRTDGENSRKDANKKKQKQTVETSRKGKEKVVYDDFDSDFDSDEDPNDDTCLLYEGNQDDTLSQLSASDKAKDFYDMGLYRRSTGRKSNLKSELDRYLNEDCEPDDKPLDILG encoded by the exons ATGACGAGTAATAACCAGCCCAACCATGACGACAACGCTTCTGAAGAGAGTACTACAGCGGCTAAAAAGGTAGCAGGTCAAGTAAGAAAGAGTGCTGATACAAACTTTCATGTCGGCGAGAGCAGCAAAAGCCAAAAGAGGAAGACGAGGAAGAgggggaggaagaagaagaagaaggagaacgACGATGTTTTGGATGAAATGACGAATAAGTTGCTACGCACCG ACGGGGAAAATAGCAGGAAAGATGCGaacaagaagaagcagaagcagaCGGTGGAAACGAGCaggaaaggaaaagagaaggtTGTTTACGATGATTTTGATTCGGATTTTGATTCTGATGAGGATCCAAATGATGACACGTGTCTTCTCT ATGAAGGAAACCAAGATGATACCCTATCCCAACTGAGTGCAAGTGATAAAGCCAAAGACTTTTATGATATGGGGTTATATCGTCGATCAACCGGTCGCAAATCCAATCTTAAATCTGAGCTTGATCGTTATTTGAATGAAGACTGTGAGCCAGATGATAAGCCTTTGGATATTCTAGGATGA